Below is a genomic region from Oreochromis niloticus isolate F11D_XX linkage group LG13, O_niloticus_UMD_NMBU, whole genome shotgun sequence.
GAGTTAGGTTCAGTGGCCCACAGCGACGACTCTTACAGCGATACCTAAAAAAAGACgataatgtttttaaatgataaaaagcaTTTTACAAAACTGAATAGtggaaatattaatatttcatgCATATactaaattaatatttttttctttgttttcatgcagaagAACATTGggaatattattattaagacACACAGACGATAGCTTAGTGTTAAAGTAGTGTCATAACAATCAGGCCCTTCCTTTTGCAGCTGCATAAATAAAGATTACAGGCTTGATTAGCAGCACTGGATACAATACCTCTCAAAAACATCTCTGATTACAGGACTGCAGACCCGTTCTTCACAGAGTGATAAACTAGACTCTCTGCGGAAAAGAGATGGGGTGACATGGTCCTGAGGTGGGGGAGAGATGAACTTCTCAAGAGGTGAGAAATCACACAGGAAAAGCCCCTGGAGTACATCTCGGTAAATTCCCGACAACAACGTCCCATTGTTTGCCTCTGCAGCCGGGGTCAGCATGCGCTCGACGTGCCACAGTGGCTCAAACAGATAGAACATGTTCTCCCCGTGCTGGTTAAAAAATTCCCCCACAAATGAGGAACCTGTCCGTGTGGTGGCCAAGAGTAATACATGCTTACGGCCACCGGCGTAGCTGTATGTCCCCGAATCATCcagttcttcctcctcttcttcctctgagAAATTTGAGCTATCCCTTCTTGTACCAGAGAGTCGCGACAGCAGCATTTTGAGTGCCATCAAGGAGCCCTTTTGTGTTATGTTGCTGAAATCCTGCTGCTGCggcatctgcctctggatcaatcTGTCAGAGACCCTGACAAGATAAATAGACTTCATTATAAAATGTCCATTGGCAAACCATAATGTGttacattttattcttttttttatattttatttagctGATAGTTGCATTTATGTCTGAGTTATAACTGAAATAACCAGCAAGGGTGAGAGCACTTTTGAGGCACAGAGGATTTTTATAAGgtaaaaagatatatatatatatctgtatatagCCTACAGGAAGGCGGAACCCCGATCAGTTATCAGTGACACTGACACATGAGGCTACCTTCCAAAGCATGGTACAACTACAACCCAGTCCTTTCAAAATAACAGTAcataacaaattaaaacaaaagaaattagaAATTTCCTTCACAAAAACATGACTAAAACACACAACAGTACAACAACACAAAAGTATTTACAACTGCTGAACCAACTAAACCTACCTAAAGATCTACCCTTTGGCCCCCAACTTGATTCATAAATGACCGATTCAGAGAAgtccatctctgaatcgaggagggggcctaagggtacatctttcaccatcttacaatgctgtgattgcagccattccccaactatctgtgaatggtactcatggccattgatcaatggccacTGATCAGTGGGgctgttgatcaatggtcatgacagtttgcatattaatgatcaatgaattaacctcacagcccattgtccgtcagtggtgctagtttcagtcattgtgcaaatgtattgtttataaggttggggaaacctgcagtccactgagactaaagaagtcacttggtTGAGTgccaaaacgtttctcccactgaaaacactacgtccagatgaacagaatcaaccttttgggatttacttacctggataattgagcatgcatcaagatattcAATCTGAGTTAATTATGTTCAGCAGTGTCTTCTCCTCAAGTCTGTCTCCTCTGGCCTACCAGCGCTTACGgtgtatatttttatatttctgtctATTTGTCCttcttttatgtgtgtgtcttcaCAGTGAAGTGGCTAATACATTTTCTTGGCAAGCCTCAGATCACTGGTTTGATTCCAGCTGAAAGttcctttgtttttgtacttGGTTTAAGTGTCCTTGCATCTCCTCTGGCGTGATCCCTGTTTGAATTCAGTTTTCTTCCCTTTGAcctaaaaaacatttaatttttttttattttgacaaccTTGAGTCCTGCTTTTGGCTCCTTACTCTCTAGACATCTTGACACTATACCATTTTATCTGTTTTAGATAGGGTTTCTTATCTATAAGAAGCATTTTCTCATTTCAAAATCTGTTGTAGGGTAGTTGAGCTTCTCTACTATTTAAATAATAGCTAAGAATCAATAGACCTGTGCTTGTGTTATGCCAGTATTTAGAGCTTCTGTGTCCTTAGTGAAGAACACAGTCATCTACcgtcaaaggtcaaaggtttTCATAATTATCTTAACACAgtttttctcaaaaaaaaaacttcagcatGGAAACAAAAGCTTAATATGATAAAGGCTTGAAACGTTCCCTGTGAGACAACTCACACCTGTGAATTATATTCTGCCTGGCTTTATGCTGCTTTAGGGTTAAGATTATTGTTCTTACGATTGTTAAATCAAGAAGGTGCATACATCTGAAGCATGGAAACATGCTGGCAAGCACATCTGGGCAGGGCAATGCCACATCTAAAGTCTTACAGGCTAAGCTAAGGTAGACTGCTGGGTCttaatatgtatttttattgGTAAGAAAGGAAACACACCTTCCAAAAAGTGCAAGATCCCTTCAGCTTTCCTCTGTTTTGCACAAATATAATAGAAAATTTAAAGTAAATGCAGATTCTTACAGACTCTTCTCCATACCCTTACCTAGAGAGGATGTTGCTTTCCTTTTCAATGATGACCAGGGCCACAATACAGATAAAGACGATTGCATACTTGGTCTTCATTCTTAAGTCTTCCCTTTGCAATGTGAGCTCTACAGTGCTGTTCTGTTGGTCATAGCTTGTCATGCAGAGGCttcattctaaaaaaaaaaaaaaaagacaaataaaataagatgtTAGTTCTTGTGCTATTTGTGTAAACACAGAGCTTCCTCACTGCTTAAAGACAAACCGAAACGTGACCAGTCTATTTTTAATCTCTAACCAATATGTGGTTGCATTTGTGCTGCTCTGACATTTCAACTATATTGAGGTGCTTGTGCAACAGCAACAGCTTTTACAAATGTGTTTGTCTTATTTCTTAGAGCTACAGAAAATGACACTATTGCTTTTCACCAGGATTGGAGAATGGCATAAATTAAAAGACAAATGTTGGAACAGGCAACAGAGGCCTACAGCCGAGGCCTGGGTTCAAATCTGTCTTTCACGTTGCATGTGTCAAATAAAGgataaaaaaagggggggggtcCAACAAAAACAGGAGTGTTTTTATCAAATGAGTGAGGTacaggggctaaaacagtctgACTGcaaagtattccttcaacacTCCCAGTTATTCAGCATCAAGCCAAATCTAAAAGATCGTGGGAAACTGAGTAGAGCTTTACACATATTATAACTGTCTCTGTTGATGAATTGAGTCATCTTATCATCATCTTATCACCAGCATGTCCTTCTTAGAAACCAAAAGCTTTCCCATGCTGTGGAGTAACCTTTAAGGCACAAGCCTCGGCAGGTTTTCAGTTCACTAATCTTTAATTCTAActctcaattttttttatttttttttaaatttatcagCATAGACAGCTGGGCAAGTCGAAGCATGATATTTCCAGTTCTATTCAGTGTCGTTAGCTAAAGTAGTAACCCTcccactctttggcaatattgagCTGCACTGGCATGGATAACAAGGAAAACCAGTTAGGAAGACATCCCACACTGGTGTCACAGTGCTCCTCTGAAAACAAGTTAACCATATTGACAATGAATTTTAATTGAAATCATTCAGCACAACAAATTTCTTAACTCTGAATAATGCCATTTCCATGTTGCTGAGAAAGAAATgtagacacgcacacacatgccaTTTGGTCCTGTCAGGAGAGTGAATAATTTCTACAAAGCAtataattaaaggaaaaaatgcCGTTTTCAAGTAGTTTGTGAAATGATTGTGTGCTCCATGAGTAAATATCCCCCAATTATCTTAGTTTAATACGGCAAAGCCGTCAAACTGTCAGGCTGAAGCGCTTGAGATGAGCACTTTTACATATTCAAGAGTCACTGGAGCGTTTGGCAAATCTGACTATCTGCTCAGGCAGAAACACACATCACTCTGTTTATCATCTCACTACAAATTACATTAATGGCTGCCTTCAAAGCCTCCGAGCAGCATCTCATGGAGATGTTAAAAGCCAAAAAGTCTCACTGAAAGATTTGCTGTTCCTGCAGGAGTGCAAGTGTAAACAATAAGGTGCTATAGGCAAATACTGACAGTGATTATAGTTTGCACAGGTGTTATTATTTCTATGCAattgactgactttaatttcaCTGTTTACCACTGTTTCACACTTGCACCCctctgtgtgtggtgtgtggtgTGCTCAATACTATGGCACCGGCAGTCGTTCATGGGGGGAGGGGGATTTTAATTCAATGTAATTTGTACCATCTACTGATCCAGAATAAATACAGACTACTGAATACTTCTGCACAGTATTAATACAGTATGTAATGAGCAGGAATCAAAGCATTATTCTTTCATATATTCGATTTATTTAAATAAGAAATTGATATGTGTAATGGAAAGTGGGCTAAACGGAAATGCAGCTTATTGCAGCATATTTCTGCTGTTATCACAGAAAACAAACCGCGCATTAGAGGTTGAAACAATAGGTTAGCAAACACCATTCAAcattcttttcagcaaaagGAAGAGGATGTTTACAAGCACCTCTGCGAGTCGACGGCTCTGCATATTGCGCTGTTTAACCATTTCGCGATTTGCAGCCACTAAAATGAGGTGCAGGGATGTTCAGATGGTGTGTCTTACAAACCTTTGTTTGGCCTCTCGGTGAGCTCAAGTGAAATGTCCCTGCTTTGTGAGAAATACCGTCCTTTCGTAGCATCCTGCTGCTTTGTCTCGGAGATAGACGCACGGCTTCATTGTACTATCCCCGGATTCGGGCTGCTCTCCTCCACCAGATGTAGCACGGAGGCTTCGTACAGAAACATTGATATTACGAAGACTAAAAAGAGTAACCAGTGCGAatgcatatgtatatatatacttttttaaattaaatctgatttaaaaagtaaagcaaaaaaaaaaaaaaaagaggacacgaTCAACCCCATAAAAGTAATTAAACAACAGACAAAAGCACCGGTGTTGCCTAAATCTAGTTAAAGCGTAGTATTTCCTCTTACAAAACTTTTTCTCCAACTTTTCTCTCGTTCTGGACACCACGACACGAGGAGCGAGGTGGCCACTCTTCACAGCACCCCTAACTCTCGCTGGGACAGCCTGTGTTGGTTGGTCACGTGATTCCAGCGAACCT
It encodes:
- the chst3a gene encoding carbohydrate sulfotransferase 3a, which translates into the protein MTSYDQQNSTVELTLQREDLRMKTKYAIVFICIVALVIIEKESNILSRVSDRLIQRQMPQQQDFSNITQKGSLMALKMLLSRLSGTRRDSSNFSEEEEEEELDDSGTYSYAGGRKHVLLLATTRTGSSFVGEFFNQHGENMFYLFEPLWHVERMLTPAAEANNGTLLSGIYRDVLQGLFLCDFSPLEKFISPPPQDHVTPSLFRRESSLSLCEERVCSPVIRDVFERYRCKSRRCGPLNLTLASESCLSKQHHAIKTVRVHQLDTLQPLVEDPRLDIKVIQLVRDPRAILASRMVAFSSKYHTWKAWAQNGQVPEDDEEVKRLKGNCDHIRMSAEVGLSQPHWLRNRYMLVRYEDIALYPMQKAEEMYKFAGIPFSSLAREWILKNTQTTQKASGIYSTQKNSSEQAEKWRFTIPFTLAQVVQRVCGPTMKLFGYRFVNDEMTLTNKSISLLEDRLFN